One segment of Dolichospermum sp. DET69 DNA contains the following:
- a CDS encoding AAA family ATPase has translation MFKQVTLENFRTHKSTTIELYPVTLLIGNNNSGKTNLLAGIQHFCNLVRRGSSNNEIDQTINANKDLSPHKYRLAKDDEPMSFSILWNNQYGEINYKIEICKNYNLMSNASCKEKIIVQLTNNQISKEVESGYDQPTNILELRKKIQLDQDLERIEKRLCELFFLDFDNIFSYHFQPTFLKQKDHQDIDHKQDFETSAIPVYLRDRLIPIYLKETGSNFQSLLRHVKEKEERIFSSFIAKMRTVDTSFIGVRYDPNRSSLIWEFDLGRKGTIEEFMPEVVSDGFMKIAAISLLASLRRPPALIMLEEIENGINPGNIQQLMNWIWQATSPSQDGFTTSQFILTSHSPSVLREFNQHPDHVYTVRLDKRSRQSDVRNLNTALDTLVGIGAIKDDEVEYEIEENTNKKLIKIPKYQLAELWYTGTIG, from the coding sequence ATGTTTAAACAAGTTACTTTAGAGAATTTTAGAACTCACAAATCAACGACTATAGAATTATATCCAGTAACTTTGTTAATTGGTAATAACAATTCTGGTAAAACAAATCTTTTAGCAGGAATACAACATTTTTGTAATCTTGTCAGACGAGGAAGTTCTAACAATGAAATAGATCAAACTATAAATGCTAATAAAGATTTATCTCCACATAAATACAGGCTTGCTAAAGATGATGAACCGATGTCATTTTCCATTTTATGGAATAATCAATATGGAGAAATTAATTATAAAATAGAAATATGTAAAAACTATAATTTGATGAGCAATGCTAGTTGTAAAGAAAAAATAATTGTCCAATTAACTAATAATCAAATATCGAAAGAAGTTGAAAGTGGTTATGATCAGCCTACAAATATACTAGAATTAAGAAAGAAAATACAATTAGATCAAGATTTAGAAAGAATAGAAAAAAGACTATGTGAATTATTTTTCCTGGATTTTGATAATATATTTAGTTATCATTTTCAACCTACATTTCTTAAACAGAAAGATCATCAGGATATAGATCACAAACAAGACTTTGAAACAAGTGCAATCCCCGTATATTTGAGAGATAGGTTAATCCCAATATATTTGAAAGAAACAGGAAGTAACTTTCAGTCACTTCTCCGTCATGTAAAAGAAAAAGAAGAACGTATATTTTCATCATTTATTGCCAAAATGAGAACCGTTGATACAAGTTTTATTGGAGTTCGTTATGATCCCAATCGTTCCAGTCTCATCTGGGAATTTGACTTAGGACGTAAGGGTACTATTGAAGAATTCATGCCAGAAGTTGTATCAGACGGCTTTATGAAAATTGCTGCAATAAGTTTGCTGGCATCATTACGAAGACCACCAGCTCTAATTATGTTAGAAGAAATAGAAAATGGTATTAATCCAGGTAATATACAACAATTGATGAATTGGATTTGGCAAGCAACATCACCTAGTCAAGATGGCTTTACAACATCACAATTTATTTTAACTTCTCACAGCCCCTCTGTTTTAAGAGAATTTAATCAACATCCTGATCATGTTTATACAGTTCGTTTAGATAAACGTAGTCGTCAAAGCGATGTGAGAAACTTAAATACTGCACTTGATACCCTTGTAGGAATTGGAGCAATTAAAGATGATGAAGTAGAATATGAAATTGAAGAAAACACAAATAAAAAGTTAATAAAAATACCAAAATATCAGTTAGCAGAACTTTGGTACACAGGGACAATTGGGTAA
- a CDS encoding DUF2157 domain-containing protein — MTSPFEPSQKIPIKLPSNHPDLLLGLDDLLELGLISDDQVKQIARQYLTCTVVFTPQTASEPEEIFTPSTPPRKPLIATLPPIPTVPKKPSFVNSMLQSWGEELSVRWLLFLGVFLVVLSSGVLAASQWERFPAVGQYGVLFAYTLSFCGFTFWAGKQSNLRLTAQTLLIVTLLLVPINFWAMDSFSLWQNPLTLIVMGIASVTLTFITNQLCQNRNIITNFPSGKLPLVNIIGLSYLHWGWKLSGFPLIAVYLAMIGTTAITVYNQLTQPQESTNAESPQWGISLYFTFLIYALLTLLTRAIFIAGVSVTQLGLAIGICGGLIIWLSEKNLSPNPSLLWEKLGGSLLLLGWLVSVTTQPAQAMIVSGLSLWFFSRRLQRYSLKTDFLAIFLIGLQTIFLSWRLVPYELQKLVISTATNLTNCQNEPLALLSIALFPYIILMLWLTDKLNHQENQELASFGEQLTLFLGISSTIISLVNPTLRTINLLLSTLTLATFIQRRAAFYLPLIYLTHSMGVLTLISSINWFLPSLNPEIWAGILLAVMIAEWGFSLGDGIWQRSAWYIGLVLAALSFSLLWINAQNYWHGNGQNPNSLGIIWLITPLALTGLAIRTTEPNRTTNSFLSVLSIGILQLLTLPLPGIRLIGLGAGVAVMLVNTRYLRNQIYAGTIIGFGLSFLTALLAEGVFGLIKLTISGWFVVTALTVLSLWLWRGVLLRKGTELAIIYAAASDKWAIALCTIELSALTLHSSLIYQSIIKTEYIYVITTAIILASIIYRSWGQSKESAFYGIGWCLELLTAEILGFGEHSIMRIAIANIILGLTTQLFGEWWRRKHQLQTLPNSFHILPLIYGVFSVILRLNTFANFTGFCSLGVALILIGVGRRREAFKPLLYFGIIGVSISAYELLFYQMSLSRGGALGDGLIAMSALGTSIMYAYRILTPWLIGYLGLTRGELKNIAHLHWAWSSILFLSAINLPSEINSSIVLGTGLFLVRYAIWQGKQNSQETNQEIWVYLGLIELGALGIYSRNLPIGQLLSEQLLPWNGAISCLFAYFLYILPWQRLGWSKTPWQRTAYILPLIILGTTGLQTYPITLVIVAAYYVFLAKVATQIRFTYISLGLIDWALFTWFHDLNLRDSLWYITPISLSLLYIAQVDKQLTLSTTKSLRHSLRMLGSGLICGWTILFYQNLPFIPGIFSLITIFAGLGLKIRAFLYVGTGTFLITSIYQLVIFSLSYSFLKWIVGLLLGILLIYIAANFETRRTQITALLRNMSDEFANWD, encoded by the coding sequence ATGACATCACCTTTTGAACCATCCCAGAAAATTCCCATTAAACTACCATCTAATCATCCTGACTTATTATTAGGATTAGATGACTTACTAGAACTCGGTTTAATATCTGATGATCAAGTTAAACAAATAGCCCGTCAATATCTCACTTGCACTGTAGTATTTACACCTCAGACTGCATCAGAACCAGAGGAAATTTTCACCCCTAGCACACCCCCACGAAAACCATTAATTGCCACTTTACCTCCCATACCAACAGTACCTAAAAAACCCAGCTTTGTTAATTCGATGTTGCAATCTTGGGGTGAAGAATTAAGTGTGCGGTGGTTGCTGTTTTTAGGCGTATTTTTAGTAGTGCTTTCCTCTGGTGTTTTAGCTGCAAGTCAGTGGGAAAGATTCCCCGCAGTTGGACAGTATGGGGTTTTATTTGCATATACCTTGAGTTTTTGCGGTTTTACATTTTGGGCAGGTAAACAAAGCAATTTAAGGTTAACTGCACAGACATTATTAATCGTCACCTTGTTATTAGTTCCTATCAATTTTTGGGCAATGGATAGCTTTAGTTTGTGGCAAAATCCATTAACCTTAATTGTCATGGGAATTGCCTCTGTGACTCTCACATTTATTACTAATCAACTTTGCCAAAACCGTAATATTATTACTAATTTTCCCAGTGGTAAATTACCTTTAGTCAATATTATTGGTTTGAGTTATTTACATTGGGGTTGGAAATTATCAGGTTTTCCGCTAATTGCTGTTTATTTAGCAATGATAGGAACAACAGCTATTACTGTTTATAATCAATTAACTCAACCTCAAGAAAGTACAAATGCAGAATCTCCACAATGGGGAATCAGTTTATATTTTACTTTCCTAATTTATGCCTTATTAACTTTACTGACTAGGGCTATCTTTATCGCTGGAGTTAGTGTTACTCAATTAGGTTTAGCAATTGGTATTTGCGGTGGGTTGATAATTTGGTTATCAGAAAAAAATCTCTCTCCAAATCCTTCTCTACTCTGGGAAAAACTGGGAGGAAGTTTATTATTATTAGGTTGGTTAGTTTCAGTAACAACGCAACCAGCCCAAGCAATGATAGTCAGTGGTTTGAGTTTGTGGTTTTTTAGCCGTCGGTTACAAAGATATAGTTTAAAAACCGATTTTTTAGCTATTTTCTTAATTGGTTTACAGACAATTTTCCTAAGTTGGCGGTTAGTACCTTATGAATTACAAAAATTAGTAATTAGTACAGCTACTAATTTAACTAATTGCCAAAATGAACCTTTAGCATTATTGAGTATTGCTTTATTTCCCTACATCATTTTGATGTTATGGCTAACAGATAAATTAAATCATCAAGAAAATCAAGAATTAGCAAGTTTTGGAGAACAGCTAACTTTATTTTTAGGAATTTCTTCAACAATAATTAGTTTAGTAAATCCGACATTAAGAACAATCAATCTTCTTTTATCTACTCTTACTCTAGCCACCTTTATTCAACGTCGGGCAGCTTTTTATCTTCCCTTGATATATCTAACTCATAGCATGGGAGTATTGACGCTGATTTCTAGCATTAATTGGTTTTTACCAAGTTTAAATCCAGAAATTTGGGCAGGTATTTTATTAGCTGTAATGATAGCTGAATGGGGATTTAGTCTGGGTGATGGTATCTGGCAACGTAGTGCATGGTATATTGGTTTAGTATTAGCTGCACTTAGTTTTTCTTTATTGTGGATAAATGCTCAAAATTACTGGCATGGTAATGGGCAAAATCCCAACTCTTTAGGAATAATTTGGTTAATTACTCCTTTAGCATTGACAGGTTTAGCAATTCGCACCACTGAACCAAATCGCACTACAAACAGTTTTTTAAGTGTTTTATCTATAGGGATTTTGCAATTATTAACTTTACCATTACCAGGAATTAGATTAATTGGTTTGGGTGCAGGTGTCGCAGTGATGTTAGTAAATACTCGCTATTTAAGAAACCAAATATATGCAGGAACAATTATTGGTTTTGGGCTAAGTTTTCTGACCGCATTGTTAGCAGAAGGTGTATTTGGTTTAATAAAACTAACAATATCAGGTTGGTTTGTCGTTACTGCATTGACAGTTCTGAGTTTATGGCTATGGCGTGGTGTACTTTTACGCAAAGGTACAGAATTAGCGATAATTTATGCCGCAGCCAGTGATAAATGGGCGATCGCATTATGTACAATAGAATTATCAGCTCTGACTTTGCATTCCAGTTTAATTTATCAAAGCATTATCAAAACAGAATATATCTATGTTATTACCACAGCGATAATTTTAGCATCAATCATCTATCGCAGTTGGGGACAATCGAAAGAATCGGCATTTTATGGTATTGGTTGGTGTTTAGAATTATTAACAGCCGAAATCTTAGGATTTGGCGAACATTCAATTATGAGAATCGCCATAGCTAATATCATTTTGGGTTTAACAACTCAGTTATTTGGCGAATGGTGGCGACGCAAACATCAATTACAAACATTACCCAATAGTTTCCATATTCTCCCCCTTATTTATGGTGTATTTAGCGTTATTTTACGGTTAAACACTTTTGCTAACTTTACAGGTTTTTGTTCCTTGGGTGTAGCCTTAATTCTGATTGGGGTAGGAAGACGAAGGGAAGCTTTTAAACCCCTCCTTTATTTTGGTATTATTGGGGTATCAATTTCCGCCTACGAACTCCTATTTTATCAAATGTCTCTATCGAGAGGAGGAGCTTTAGGTGATGGATTAATTGCCATGTCAGCCCTGGGGACTAGTATTATGTATGCTTACCGTATCCTCACACCTTGGTTGATTGGCTACCTGGGATTAACTCGTGGAGAACTCAAAAATATTGCCCATCTCCATTGGGCTTGGAGTAGTATTTTATTCCTATCTGCTATTAATTTACCTAGCGAAATTAATTCCTCTATAGTATTAGGAACAGGATTATTTTTAGTTCGTTATGCTATTTGGCAAGGAAAACAAAATTCTCAGGAAACAAATCAGGAAATCTGGGTTTATTTGGGTTTAATAGAACTAGGGGCATTAGGTATTTATTCACGAAATTTACCAATAGGGCAATTACTATCTGAGCAATTACTACCTTGGAATGGAGCAATATCTTGCCTATTTGCCTACTTCCTCTATATCCTCCCTTGGCAAAGATTAGGTTGGTCAAAAACACCTTGGCAACGCACAGCATACATCCTCCCACTAATCATTCTAGGAACAACGGGACTGCAAACTTATCCTATTACCTTAGTTATCGTTGCTGCTTACTACGTCTTTTTGGCTAAAGTGGCCACACAAATCCGGTTTACATATATCAGTTTAGGATTAATTGACTGGGCATTATTTACTTGGTTTCATGATTTAAACTTGAGAGATTCCCTTTGGTACATTACACCCATTAGTTTATCTTTACTATATATTGCCCAAGTAGATAAACAACTAACATTATCAACAACCAAATCTCTTCGTCACAGTTTGCGAATGTTAGGAAGTGGTTTAATTTGCGGTTGGACAATTTTGTTTTATCAAAATCTGCCTTTTATTCCCGGTATTTTCAGTCTCATTACCATCTTCGCCGGCTTAGGTTTAAAAATCCGCGCTTTTCTCTACGTTGGTACAGGTACTTTCTTGATTACCAGCATTTATCAATTAGTAATTTTTAGCCTCAGTTACTCCTTCCTAAAATGGATTGTTGGCTTATTACTTGGTATTTTGTTAATTTACATCGCTGCTAACTTTGAAACCCGACGCACCCAAATAACCGCCCTTCTTCGGAATATGAGCGATGAATTTGCCAATTGGGATTAA
- a CDS encoding HlyC/CorC family transporter: MSSFTFEILTILVLIFANGVFSMSEMAVVSARKVRLQQLANQGDVNAKAALKLAESPNHFLSIVQVGITLINILNGVFGGATIAKRLEEYVKLVPILANYSNAIAFSIVVLLITYFSLIIGELVPKRLALNNPEKIAALVAIPMRALARMASPIVYLLSASTDLVLRILGITPSTEPQVTEEEIKILIEQGTEAGTFEEAEQDMVERVFRLGDRPVTSFMTPRPDIVWLDLKNPPEENRLKMAESGYSRYPICQEGLDNVLGIIPVTDLLARSLRNEPLDLTLGLRQPVFVPESTRGLKVLELFKQTVTHMALVVDEYGVIQGLVTLNDIMSEIVGDVPTEPGQEDPQAVQREDGSWLVDGMLGIEEFLELFDLEELESEERGNYQTLGGFVITHLGRIPAAADHFEWDGMRFEVMDMDGNRVDKVLVVPQGNG, encoded by the coding sequence ATGTCTTCCTTCACGTTTGAAATTTTAACGATTTTGGTGCTAATTTTCGCCAATGGCGTGTTTTCCATGTCGGAAATGGCCGTAGTTTCAGCCCGGAAAGTTAGACTACAGCAATTAGCTAATCAAGGAGATGTCAACGCCAAGGCTGCATTAAAACTTGCAGAATCTCCCAACCATTTTTTGTCTATTGTCCAGGTAGGAATTACACTCATCAATATCCTCAATGGTGTCTTCGGCGGTGCTACTATTGCCAAAAGACTAGAAGAGTATGTGAAGCTAGTTCCCATTTTAGCTAATTATAGTAATGCGATCGCCTTTAGCATAGTAGTCTTACTCATTACCTATTTTTCCCTAATTATCGGTGAACTTGTCCCCAAACGCTTGGCTTTAAATAACCCCGAAAAAATCGCTGCTTTAGTAGCTATACCCATGCGGGCTTTAGCAAGAATGGCCTCACCCATAGTTTATCTTTTGAGTGCGTCTACGGATTTGGTACTGCGAATTTTGGGAATTACACCCTCTACTGAACCCCAAGTTACAGAAGAAGAAATTAAAATTTTAATCGAACAAGGGACAGAAGCGGGAACATTTGAAGAAGCCGAACAGGACATGGTAGAGAGAGTATTTCGGTTAGGCGATCGCCCCGTCACCTCTTTTATGACCCCCCGCCCTGATATAGTTTGGTTAGACTTGAAAAATCCCCCAGAAGAAAACCGCCTGAAAATGGCAGAAAGCGGTTATTCTCGCTATCCAATTTGTCAAGAAGGATTAGATAACGTCCTGGGGATTATTCCTGTCACCGACTTATTAGCCAGAAGTTTACGCAACGAACCCTTAGACTTAACTCTAGGATTACGTCAACCCGTATTTGTCCCCGAAAGCACACGCGGTTTAAAAGTCTTGGAATTATTCAAGCAAACCGTGACTCACATGGCCTTAGTCGTAGATGAATATGGTGTAATTCAAGGATTAGTCACCCTTAATGACATCATGAGTGAAATCGTCGGTGATGTTCCCACAGAACCAGGACAAGAAGACCCCCAAGCCGTACAACGGGAAGATGGTTCTTGGTTAGTAGACGGAATGTTAGGAATAGAAGAGTTTTTAGAACTATTTGATCTTGAAGAATTGGAAAGTGAAGAAAGAGGAAATTATCAAACATTAGGTGGTTTTGTCATCACCCATTTAGGCCGGATTCCCGCAGCCGCAGATCATTTTGAATGGGATGGTATGCGCTTTGAAGTTATGGACATGGACGGAAATCGGGTTGATAAGGTATTAGTTGTACCCCAAGGTAATGGGTAA
- a CDS encoding alpha/beta hydrolase translates to MTHYPLPITHYPLPITHYPLPITHYPLPITHYPLPITHYPLPITLGYN, encoded by the coding sequence ATTACCCATTACCCATTACCCATTACCCATTACCCATTACCCATTACCCATTACCCATTACCCATTACCCATTACCCATTACCCATTACCCATTACCCATTACCCATTACCCATTACCCATTACCCATTACCTTGGGGTACAACTAA
- a CDS encoding PRC-barrel domain-containing protein — protein sequence MTSEQVIRRSDILNTQVITRDNGKRLGIVSQVWVDVDQREVVALSLRDSLISMSSLPRSMYLNTINQIGDVVLVDNEDVIEDVEVDILSNLMNWEVITETGEVLGKVRGFKFNGETGKIYSIVIASLGLPQIPDQFLSTYELSIDEVVSTGPSRLIVFEGAEERVNQLTVGVLERLGIGKAPWERDAEEEFGYSAPRTVAPSNQLPSGVPLQAPRPKVRIPDPIAQEEEWTEDYIEEERPPQRQVMKARSYESIQYEEDEEDNWSDATVRDSYQEAPRSAAKPVKKTYADQYDDFDDDLETDAWDDAPKPINIPKKVKERQVEYEEEGGY from the coding sequence ATGACTTCAGAACAAGTAATTAGACGTTCCGATATATTAAACACTCAGGTAATCACCCGCGACAACGGTAAGCGGTTGGGTATCGTGAGTCAAGTCTGGGTTGATGTGGATCAAAGAGAGGTTGTGGCGCTTAGTTTGCGAGACAGCCTGATCTCTATGTCTAGTCTACCTCGCAGTATGTATCTCAATACGATCAACCAAATCGGTGATGTCGTCTTAGTTGATAACGAAGATGTCATCGAAGATGTGGAAGTAGACATTCTCAGTAATCTGATGAACTGGGAAGTAATCACGGAAACAGGTGAAGTATTAGGCAAGGTAAGAGGCTTTAAATTTAATGGCGAAACGGGTAAAATATACTCTATCGTCATTGCTTCTTTGGGATTACCCCAAATTCCTGACCAGTTTTTGAGTACATACGAATTATCCATAGATGAAGTAGTCAGCACTGGTCCAAGTCGGTTAATTGTGTTTGAAGGTGCTGAAGAAAGAGTAAACCAGTTAACGGTAGGCGTTTTAGAACGGCTGGGTATTGGTAAAGCTCCTTGGGAAAGAGACGCAGAAGAAGAATTTGGCTATAGCGCCCCTCGCACAGTTGCACCCAGCAATCAATTACCTAGTGGTGTCCCCCTCCAAGCACCTAGGCCAAAAGTCCGCATTCCTGACCCCATAGCGCAGGAGGAGGAATGGACTGAGGACTATATAGAAGAAGAAAGACCCCCCCAGCGTCAAGTCATGAAAGCCCGTTCTTATGAGTCAATTCAGTACGAAGAAGATGAAGAAGATAACTGGAGTGATGCAACGGTAAGAGATAGTTATCAGGAAGCACCAAGATCCGCAGCCAAGCCAGTCAAAAAGACCTACGCTGACCAGTATGATGACTTTGATGATGATTTAGAAACTGATGCTTGGGATGATGCACCGAAGCCTATAAATATTCCCAAAAAGGTCAAGGAAAGACAAGTGGAATACGAGGAAGAAGGCGGATATTAA
- a CDS encoding DUF2382 domain-containing protein, protein MALHKVEDFAVDPNYGSPELDHNEVEKIKHFDVYSDIDDDKVGAVKYILVDDSGRLRYLVVDTGFWFFGRQVLLPIGRSRIDYNQRRVYAIGLTKEQVENLPDFKDLQEIDYDYEERVRGVYRPPIAQAPLESSTPLESLVPVDAPPVFSDASVARSSGTIIPIAPVIPVTPITPVTSEHHTYKYDEEPNLYNVNEQDHQNLKLYEERLVATKSRVKTGEVTISKELYTEMVTVSVPVQKERIVIEHTNINGKGGTKTVLPAQDDFHKP, encoded by the coding sequence ATGGCTTTACATAAAGTTGAAGACTTTGCTGTTGACCCTAACTATGGTAGTCCAGAGTTAGATCACAATGAAGTTGAAAAGATTAAGCATTTTGATGTATATTCAGACATAGATGATGATAAAGTCGGCGCTGTCAAATACATCTTGGTAGATGATTCTGGGCGTTTGCGTTATTTAGTTGTGGATACAGGTTTTTGGTTCTTTGGTAGGCAAGTATTGTTACCAATTGGACGTTCCCGAATTGATTACAATCAGCGAAGAGTGTATGCAATTGGACTGACGAAAGAGCAGGTAGAAAATTTACCAGATTTTAAAGATTTGCAAGAAATTGATTACGACTATGAGGAACGGGTGCGGGGAGTTTATCGTCCACCCATAGCACAAGCTCCTTTAGAGTCATCAACACCCCTAGAGTCACTTGTACCTGTAGATGCTCCACCAGTTTTTAGTGATGCCTCCGTCGCGCGTAGCTCTGGCACAATAATACCTATTGCACCTGTTATACCTGTTACTCCTATTACACCCGTTACGTCTGAACACCATACATATAAATATGACGAAGAACCAAATCTTTACAATGTAAATGAGCAAGATCACCAAAACCTCAAACTATACGAAGAACGTTTAGTGGCTACTAAATCTCGTGTGAAGACAGGAGAAGTAACTATTAGTAAGGAATTATATACTGAGATGGTAACAGTTTCTGTACCTGTTCAAAAAGAACGCATAGTCATTGAACACACCAACATTAATGGAAAAGGGGGTACTAAAACCGTATTACCTGCTCAGGATGATTTCCATAAACCATAA